A genomic stretch from Natronomonas gomsonensis includes:
- a CDS encoding ABC transporter substrate-binding protein, producing MGTALAGCLGGGNGNGNGGGGVPDTVTIGALGPADSPMGDSILKSAELAVSEINDDGGIAGADVEVSTKDTKDQPGTTREVYQELTTGENVDATVGIFGSESLLSIMGNIAQQSTVHLTAGAATPEAPALVEENYDRNKYWFRVGPINSVFLGESQVQFAADRFEEMGWEKIAFLAEDYKWTEPITNDIQSQLEEEAGVEVTEVRRVAEGTEDFTPVYDQLESDEVDGAYTALAHTGTTALVQWAQQQRPFGFGGIHVPTQLPSFYEATQGAAISTFSQTTATANSEVTEKTVPYADAYQEEYDSLPVYTGYSAYDAVYMIKEAIEATESVNSDDLVSELEGMSYTGTGGNIEFFGPDGRFPHDVRYGADYAQGVYFQWQADESGEGHQRVLWPDDLEEAEYQSPPWA from the coding sequence GTGGGGACTGCTTTGGCGGGCTGTCTGGGCGGCGGCAACGGGAACGGCAACGGCGGCGGTGGCGTTCCCGACACCGTCACCATCGGCGCTCTCGGGCCCGCCGACTCGCCGATGGGCGATTCGATTCTGAAAAGCGCCGAACTCGCCGTCAGCGAAATCAACGACGACGGCGGCATCGCCGGCGCCGACGTGGAGGTCTCGACGAAGGACACGAAGGACCAGCCCGGGACGACCCGTGAGGTCTACCAGGAGCTGACGACCGGCGAGAACGTCGACGCCACGGTCGGCATCTTCGGCTCCGAGAGCCTGCTGTCGATTATGGGTAACATCGCCCAGCAGAGCACCGTCCACCTCACCGCGGGTGCCGCGACGCCGGAGGCCCCCGCCCTCGTCGAGGAGAACTACGACCGGAACAAGTACTGGTTCCGTGTCGGTCCCATCAACTCCGTGTTCCTCGGTGAGTCACAGGTTCAGTTCGCTGCGGACCGCTTCGAGGAGATGGGCTGGGAGAAAATCGCCTTCCTCGCGGAGGACTACAAGTGGACGGAGCCGATTACTAACGATATTCAGTCCCAACTCGAAGAGGAGGCCGGCGTCGAGGTAACCGAGGTCCGCCGTGTTGCGGAGGGCACCGAGGACTTCACACCGGTGTACGACCAACTCGAGTCCGACGAGGTCGACGGCGCCTACACGGCCCTAGCACACACCGGGACGACGGCGCTCGTCCAGTGGGCCCAACAGCAGCGGCCGTTCGGCTTCGGTGGTATCCACGTCCCGACGCAGTTGCCGTCGTTCTACGAGGCGACTCAGGGAGCAGCCATCTCGACGTTCTCACAGACGACGGCGACGGCCAACTCCGAGGTCACCGAGAAGACGGTACCGTACGCCGACGCCTATCAAGAGGAATACGACAGTCTCCCGGTGTACACCGGCTACTCGGCGTACGACGCGGTGTACATGATAAAGGAGGCCATCGAGGCGACCGAGAGCGTCAACAGCGACGACCTCGTCTCCGAACTGGAGGGGATGTCCTACACCGGCACCGGTGGGAATATCGAATTCTTCGGTCCCGACGGCCGGTTCCCCCACGACGTCCGGTACGGCGCCGACTACGCACAAGGCGTCTACTTCCAGTGGCAGGCCGACGAAAGCGGCGAGGGCCACCAGCGCGTCCTCTGGCCCGACGACCTGGAGGAAGCAGAGTACCAGTCGCCACCGTGGGCCTAA
- a CDS encoding acyl-CoA dehydrogenase family protein translates to MAFQLSAEHEAIREAVREFGQEEIKPVAREHDENGEYPEELRRKAAELDFVAPHIPMEYDGAGMDMLSRCIVTEELWRADPGIGSAVGSAGFGSSMILEYGDEWMKEEWLPKIANGESASCSCISEPAHGSNVAGIETVAEEDGDGYVLNGNKMWITNGTVADVAVVMTKTNPDADPAHRGITAFLVPTDDPGFKPSKIDNKLGIRASDLAEVVIDDVRVPEENIIGEKNEGFYQLMDFFASGRTSVASQAVGAAQGALDAAVDYANDREQFGQKIKEFQAIEHKVAEMATDVEAARSLTYRAASHVEGDKDDTAVRLASMAKLFASEHAVDVADEAIQVHGGAGYVSDHPVERIYRDARITKIYEGTSEIQKNIISDRVL, encoded by the coding sequence ATGGCGTTCCAACTTTCGGCCGAGCACGAAGCGATTCGCGAGGCCGTCCGCGAATTCGGACAGGAAGAAATCAAGCCCGTCGCCCGCGAGCACGACGAAAACGGGGAGTACCCCGAAGAACTCCGCCGGAAGGCGGCGGAGTTGGACTTCGTCGCGCCGCACATTCCGATGGAGTACGACGGCGCGGGGATGGACATGCTCTCTCGGTGTATCGTCACCGAGGAACTGTGGCGGGCCGACCCCGGCATCGGGTCGGCGGTGGGGTCGGCGGGCTTCGGATCGTCGATGATTCTCGAATACGGCGACGAGTGGATGAAAGAGGAGTGGCTGCCGAAAATCGCCAACGGCGAGTCGGCATCCTGTTCCTGTATCTCCGAGCCGGCCCACGGCTCGAACGTCGCGGGCATCGAGACGGTCGCCGAGGAAGACGGCGACGGCTACGTCCTCAACGGCAACAAGATGTGGATTACCAACGGCACGGTCGCCGACGTGGCGGTCGTGATGACGAAAACCAACCCCGACGCCGACCCGGCCCACCGCGGCATCACCGCGTTCCTCGTCCCCACCGACGACCCCGGCTTCAAGCCCTCGAAAATCGACAATAAACTCGGTATTCGGGCCTCAGACCTCGCTGAGGTCGTCATCGACGACGTCCGCGTTCCCGAGGAGAACATCATCGGCGAGAAGAACGAGGGCTTCTACCAGCTGATGGACTTCTTCGCCTCCGGTCGGACGAGCGTCGCCTCACAGGCGGTCGGTGCGGCACAGGGCGCACTCGACGCTGCCGTCGACTACGCTAACGACCGCGAGCAGTTCGGCCAGAAGATCAAGGAGTTCCAGGCCATCGAGCACAAGGTCGCCGAGATGGCGACCGACGTGGAGGCCGCTCGCTCGTTGACCTACCGTGCCGCCAGCCACGTCGAGGGCGACAAAGACGACACCGCCGTCCGACTGGCGTCGATGGCGAAACTGTTCGCCTCCGAACACGCCGTCGACGTCGCCGACGAGGCGATTCAGGTACACGGCGGCGCGGGCTACGTCTCCGACCACCCCGTCGAGCGCATCTACCGTGACGCTCGCATCACGAAAATCTACGAGGGCACCTCGGAAATCCAGAAGAACATCATCTCCGACCGCGTTCTATGA
- a CDS encoding enoyl-CoA hydratase/isomerase family protein yields MSDPVLLDIDEGVATITLNRPDNRNALSEEMSNAIVDAVDEVEDSDEARCLVVTGKEGTFCAGGDVNSMVELMSGTAELHEAVEGIQHDTSRAIQRVAEFHLPTIAKVDGTAYGAGANLAIAADVTLASADAQISFGFRQVGLAIDTGTSYLLPRQVGASKAKELVFTGELLDAEEAGELGLFNHVYEEDFEEQVEEFIEPIATGPTVALRTSKKLIEQGFNASLKDALDNEAAAQAAVFATDDHVEGANAFMEGRKPEFEGK; encoded by the coding sequence ATGAGTGACCCAGTGCTCCTCGATATCGACGAGGGCGTCGCGACGATAACGCTGAACCGACCCGACAACCGCAATGCGCTTTCCGAGGAGATGTCCAACGCTATCGTCGACGCCGTCGACGAAGTCGAGGACTCCGATGAGGCCCGCTGTCTCGTCGTCACCGGCAAGGAGGGGACGTTCTGTGCCGGCGGCGACGTGAACTCCATGGTCGAGTTGATGAGCGGCACCGCCGAACTCCACGAGGCCGTCGAAGGCATCCAACACGACACGAGTCGGGCCATCCAGCGCGTCGCCGAGTTCCACCTCCCGACCATCGCCAAGGTCGACGGCACGGCCTACGGCGCGGGTGCGAACCTCGCCATCGCCGCCGACGTGACGCTCGCCTCCGCCGACGCCCAGATTTCCTTCGGCTTCCGGCAGGTCGGTCTCGCAATCGACACCGGCACGTCGTATCTCCTGCCGCGACAGGTCGGCGCCAGCAAGGCGAAGGAACTCGTCTTCACCGGCGAACTGCTCGACGCCGAGGAGGCCGGCGAACTCGGGCTGTTCAACCACGTCTACGAGGAGGACTTCGAGGAGCAAGTCGAGGAGTTCATCGAACCCATCGCAACCGGGCCGACGGTCGCGCTTCGGACCTCGAAGAAACTCATCGAACAGGGGTTCAACGCCAGCCTGAAGGATGCCCTCGACAACGAGGCGGCTGCCCAGGCCGCAGTCTTCGCGACCGACGACCACGTCGAGGGAGCCAACGCGTTCATGGAGGGCCGCAAACCCGAATTCGAGGGCAAGTAA
- a CDS encoding CPBP family intramembrane glutamic endopeptidase, whose product MAPLDSSSGPIDAVAGRIPSPVLALLTALLLAVVGLGGGSLIGLAVAEALGSAGIDLPLVASTVLSTVLLQGLTFFGLSAFYLRYRGFDLEYVGVRTPDLEGWIYVGAGYVLAFVTAITMIFVVVFLLGLTPAQNRAGELGQQDPRIFLVLIVLAFVLIGPGEELLFRGIIQSRLRETFSAPVGLALATAIFAAAHAGSLSGPTSGVALTITLLFFPGLVFAITYEMTDNVVVPAIIHGLYNATLFALAYISTVAG is encoded by the coding sequence ATGGCTCCACTCGATAGTTCGTCGGGTCCAATCGACGCGGTCGCCGGTCGGATTCCGTCGCCCGTACTTGCCCTCCTCACCGCCCTCCTCCTCGCTGTCGTGGGTCTCGGTGGTGGAAGTCTCATCGGGCTTGCCGTTGCGGAGGCGCTCGGCTCCGCCGGCATCGACCTCCCGTTGGTCGCGTCGACGGTCCTCTCGACGGTGTTGTTGCAAGGCCTCACGTTCTTCGGCCTCTCGGCGTTTTACCTCCGGTATCGTGGGTTCGACCTCGAATACGTGGGCGTCCGAACCCCGGACCTCGAAGGATGGATTTACGTCGGGGCGGGGTACGTCCTCGCGTTCGTCACCGCCATCACGATGATTTTCGTCGTCGTGTTCCTGCTTGGGTTGACGCCCGCACAGAACCGGGCGGGTGAACTCGGCCAGCAGGACCCCCGTATCTTCCTCGTGCTCATCGTGCTCGCGTTCGTCCTCATCGGTCCTGGCGAGGAGTTGCTGTTCCGCGGTATCATCCAGAGTCGCCTCCGAGAGACGTTCTCGGCGCCCGTGGGTCTCGCTTTGGCGACGGCCATCTTCGCCGCCGCCCACGCGGGGTCGCTCAGCGGACCCACTTCGGGCGTCGCGCTCACGATTACGCTTTTGTTCTTCCCTGGTCTCGTCTTCGCGATTACCTACGAGATGACCGACAACGTCGTCGTCCCGGCGATTATCCACGGATTGTACAACGCGACGCTGTTCGCGTTGGCGTACATCTCGACCGTTGCGGGGTGA
- a CDS encoding branched-chain amino acid ABC transporter permease: protein MSGQTQSDLKSWGDILNPVEMQRHQQVGLLGILSLFVLPLVIPAIYAIYLSSALFFATFVMSWDFVSGYTGEISFGHGLFFGVGGYTSGMLNLHMGLDPWIAAPLGAVAAGLAGLLIGFPSLRVKGPYFSLITLVTPIILISVFRFFPDLTGGELGLVSVGTVEKFSAIGPIPSPGFDPYSGYYLALFVFLFALVVFVAITRSDAGMVFTAIRADEISVAATGKNPAKFKLFAFVLSGLIGGLAGAMYGHSVGGFNVSELLALIISIEVIVAAILGGIGTITGAAIGGLFFYLLRVFLRNLEFTIPVVNVPVGEVYFLLFGIVTLGFLFYLPEGIVPRVVGEWRARSEPQAGEAVADGGKSRGERIVESWTDDLRELFGGERR, encoded by the coding sequence ATGTCGGGACAGACCCAATCCGATTTGAAGTCGTGGGGCGACATCCTCAACCCCGTCGAGATGCAGCGCCACCAGCAGGTCGGCCTGCTCGGTATCCTGTCGCTGTTCGTCCTGCCGCTCGTCATCCCGGCGATTTACGCGATTTACCTCTCGTCGGCGCTGTTCTTCGCGACGTTCGTGATGAGCTGGGACTTCGTCTCCGGCTACACTGGCGAAATCTCGTTCGGTCACGGGCTGTTCTTCGGGGTCGGCGGCTACACCTCGGGGATGTTGAACCTGCATATGGGTCTCGACCCGTGGATTGCGGCGCCCCTCGGTGCAGTCGCGGCGGGCCTCGCCGGGTTGCTCATCGGCTTCCCGTCGCTGCGCGTCAAGGGGCCGTACTTCTCGCTTATCACGCTCGTGACGCCGATTATCCTCATCTCGGTGTTCCGGTTCTTCCCGGACTTGACCGGTGGGGAACTCGGCCTCGTGAGCGTCGGCACCGTCGAGAAGTTCAGCGCCATCGGACCGATACCGTCGCCCGGGTTCGACCCCTACTCGGGGTACTACCTCGCGCTGTTCGTGTTCCTGTTCGCACTGGTCGTCTTCGTCGCCATCACCCGCTCGGATGCGGGGATGGTGTTCACGGCCATCCGTGCTGACGAGATATCCGTCGCGGCGACCGGCAAGAACCCCGCGAAGTTCAAACTGTTCGCCTTCGTGCTTTCGGGGCTAATCGGCGGCCTCGCGGGCGCGATGTACGGTCACAGTGTCGGCGGCTTCAACGTCTCCGAACTGCTGGCGCTCATCATCAGCATCGAGGTCATCGTCGCCGCCATCCTCGGCGGCATCGGCACCATCACCGGCGCCGCCATCGGTGGCCTGTTCTTCTATCTACTTCGGGTGTTCCTGCGGAACCTCGAATTTACGATTCCCGTCGTCAACGTCCCGGTTGGCGAGGTCTACTTCCTGCTGTTCGGCATCGTGACTCTCGGATTCCTGTTTTACCTGCCGGAGGGAATCGTCCCCCGGGTGGTCGGCGAGTGGCGCGCTCGCTCGGAACCACAGGCGGGTGAAGCGGTCGCAGACGGCGGCAAGAGCCGCGGCGAACGTATCGTCGAGTCGTGGACCGACGACCTCCGTGAGTTGTTCGGAGGTGAGCGCCGATGA
- a CDS encoding alpha/beta fold hydrolase codes for MTGPGHEEWTEVQESTTVTVDGHDLEVAYRDEGPEDGDPLVFLHGIPTWSFLWRHVAPAFEDDYRVIVPDMLGYGNSDAHDGFDRSIRAQEAMLGELLDDLGLGDVTLVAHDIGGGVALRFAAHTDRVERLVASNIVCYDSWPVEFISNLGLPATAELDDEEFEAKLDFAFAEGAYGDADPAFVEGMKEPWLREGGKRAISRAAVATNTNHTTEIPYGDIDAELLCLWAEDDVMQPIEYGERLADDLGGELSRLPKAFHWVVEDVPEAYRAELRSFLTENPSSPGDGA; via the coding sequence ATGACGGGGCCGGGACACGAGGAGTGGACCGAGGTCCAAGAGTCGACGACGGTCACCGTCGACGGCCACGACCTCGAAGTCGCCTACCGTGACGAAGGCCCCGAGGACGGCGACCCGCTCGTCTTCCTCCACGGCATCCCGACGTGGTCGTTTCTGTGGCGCCACGTCGCACCCGCCTTCGAGGACGACTACCGCGTCATCGTCCCCGACATGCTGGGCTACGGCAACTCCGACGCCCACGACGGCTTCGACCGCTCGATTCGCGCCCAGGAGGCCATGCTCGGCGAACTGCTCGATGACCTCGGCCTCGGTGACGTGACGCTCGTCGCCCACGACATCGGCGGTGGTGTGGCGCTTCGCTTCGCCGCCCACACCGACCGCGTGGAGCGCCTCGTCGCCTCGAACATCGTCTGTTATGATTCTTGGCCCGTCGAGTTCATCAGCAACCTCGGCCTGCCGGCGACGGCCGAGTTGGACGACGAGGAGTTCGAAGCGAAACTGGATTTCGCCTTCGCGGAGGGTGCCTACGGCGACGCCGACCCCGCCTTCGTCGAGGGGATGAAGGAACCGTGGCTCCGTGAGGGTGGCAAACGCGCCATCTCGCGGGCGGCGGTGGCGACCAACACCAACCACACGACCGAAATCCCCTACGGGGACATCGACGCCGAGTTGCTGTGTCTGTGGGCCGAAGACGACGTGATGCAGCCAATCGAGTACGGCGAACGGCTCGCCGACGACCTCGGAGGGGAGCTGTCGCGGCTCCCGAAGGCGTTCCACTGGGTCGTAGAGGACGTTCCCGAGGCGTATCGAGCGGAACTCCGGTCGTTCCTGACCGAAAACCCCAGTAGCCCGGGCGATGGGGCGTGA
- a CDS encoding ABC transporter ATP-binding protein, with product MSSEAQLGDAEQTPGADDARNFDPDDGVLVADGLTKRFGGLTAVDDLSFAVEEQEILGFIGPNGAGKSTTFNCITGRYPPTEGTVYYRGEDVTGLPAYEMVGKGLARTFQEFRPFEDRTILANVQTALVPDRLFSTSGLRGETRAQAIELCERVGLGEEMHRMPDELPHAGMLRLELARAMATDPDMMLIDEPFAGLAEGEIGQISSLLTELREEGTTLVVVDHNMRGLLELIDRAIVINFGELLAEGTPEEIRENPDVQEAYLGSE from the coding sequence ATGAGCAGCGAAGCCCAATTGGGCGACGCCGAGCAGACGCCGGGGGCCGACGACGCCCGCAATTTCGACCCCGACGACGGCGTGTTGGTCGCGGACGGTCTCACCAAGCGCTTCGGTGGACTGACCGCGGTCGACGACCTCTCGTTTGCGGTCGAAGAACAGGAGATACTCGGCTTCATCGGCCCGAACGGCGCCGGGAAGTCGACGACGTTCAACTGCATCACCGGCCGGTATCCCCCGACGGAGGGGACGGTGTACTACCGCGGCGAGGACGTCACCGGTCTTCCCGCCTACGAGATGGTCGGAAAGGGACTGGCACGGACGTTCCAGGAGTTCCGGCCCTTCGAGGACCGGACCATCCTCGCGAACGTCCAGACGGCGCTGGTTCCCGACCGACTGTTCTCGACGAGCGGCCTGCGCGGGGAGACGCGAGCGCAGGCCATCGAGTTGTGCGAACGCGTCGGTCTGGGCGAGGAGATGCACCGGATGCCCGACGAACTCCCCCACGCGGGGATGCTCCGGTTGGAACTCGCCCGTGCGATGGCGACCGACCCCGACATGATGCTAATCGACGAACCCTTCGCGGGGCTGGCGGAGGGCGAAATCGGACAGATTTCGAGTCTGCTGACCGAACTCCGCGAGGAGGGAACGACGCTCGTCGTCGTCGACCACAACATGCGCGGGTTGCTCGAACTCATCGACAGGGCCATCGTCATCAACTTCGGCGAACTGCTCGCGGAGGGGACGCCCGAGGAAATCCGGGAGAACCCGGACGTCCAAGAGGCGTACCTCGGCAGCGAGTAG
- a CDS encoding branched-chain amino acid ABC transporter permease yields MVSAITIATNVLMLGALYSLVAIGFTLIFGVGGVLNLSHGAIITVGAYSAYAVDAATGSIVLGAIAAAVISGAFSLALYKGLISKVRHNPVTVLILTLVVAIVVEQLMLVIFGGEELLVPQLLDGSITVLSDSIQLNRILVFVLSWVLIGGLFYFVNRTRTGKAILATSMSDKGAALVGIDSEQVYSYTWVLAGALAGLAGLFLASFQTANPLMGRNPLLLSFSIVVLGGLGSIRGSVIGAYLISFLDQMTIQFLSERLAGVSALVVLVLVLLIRPKGLFGRELVEE; encoded by the coding sequence ATGGTAAGTGCCATCACTATCGCGACGAACGTCCTCATGTTGGGGGCGTTGTACTCGTTGGTAGCCATCGGCTTCACGCTCATCTTCGGCGTGGGCGGGGTGTTGAACCTCTCCCACGGGGCGATAATCACCGTGGGCGCCTACAGCGCCTACGCCGTCGACGCCGCCACGGGAAGTATCGTTCTCGGTGCCATCGCCGCGGCAGTCATCTCCGGGGCGTTCTCCCTTGCGCTGTACAAGGGTCTCATCAGTAAAGTCCGACACAATCCGGTCACCGTGCTCATCCTGACGCTGGTCGTCGCCATCGTTGTCGAGCAACTGATGCTCGTCATCTTCGGCGGCGAGGAGTTGCTCGTGCCGCAACTCCTCGATGGGTCGATTACCGTCCTCAGCGACAGCATCCAACTCAACCGCATCCTCGTGTTCGTGCTGTCGTGGGTGCTCATCGGTGGCCTGTTTTACTTCGTCAACCGGACGCGAACCGGAAAGGCCATTCTCGCGACCTCGATGTCGGATAAAGGCGCCGCGCTCGTCGGCATCGACTCCGAGCAGGTGTACTCCTACACGTGGGTGCTCGCCGGCGCCCTCGCCGGTCTCGCGGGGCTGTTCCTCGCATCGTTCCAGACGGCGAACCCACTGATGGGTCGCAATCCGCTGCTGCTGTCGTTCTCCATCGTCGTGTTGGGTGGTCTCGGCAGCATCCGCGGGAGTGTCATCGGCGCCTACCTCATCAGTTTCCTCGATCAGATGACGATTCAGTTCCTCAGCGAACGGCTCGCTGGGGTTTCGGCGCTGGTCGTGTTGGTGCTCGTGTTGCTCATCAGACCCAAGGGCCTCTTCGGCCGCGAACTCGTGGAGGAGTGA
- a CDS encoding rhodanese-like domain-containing protein has protein sequence MHRRSFLASTGAAAAAFAGCLGGDGESDDGSGNDGYPPASEDTPEPMGVDTDGFQRIDVEGTAVPLAPIEVTYNWYRRREARFADARGEGQYERAHIEGAAWSPAPEGRTNDPVKSWPREDRIVCYCGCPHHLSSLRAATLIEAGYENVYVIDEGFFEWLEREYPAVGSEIQNNVASYTIAGRTDPAHAEATVYAAHEPTDQREAAFVDDDGGYEMTLHFGGLTEDSEIRLETPAYELLAPLSELTAGVITGP, from the coding sequence ATGCACCGACGGAGTTTCCTCGCCTCGACCGGGGCGGCGGCGGCCGCATTCGCCGGTTGTCTCGGCGGCGACGGCGAAAGCGACGACGGGTCGGGAAACGACGGCTACCCACCCGCCTCTGAGGACACCCCCGAACCAATGGGCGTCGACACGGACGGCTTCCAGCGCATCGACGTCGAAGGAACCGCGGTTCCGCTGGCCCCCATCGAGGTGACCTACAACTGGTACCGGCGACGGGAGGCGCGCTTTGCTGACGCCCGCGGCGAGGGCCAATACGAACGCGCCCACATCGAAGGCGCCGCCTGGAGTCCCGCACCGGAGGGCCGAACGAACGACCCCGTCAAGTCGTGGCCACGCGAGGACCGCATCGTCTGTTACTGTGGCTGTCCACACCACCTCTCGTCGCTCCGAGCGGCCACCCTCATCGAAGCCGGCTACGAGAACGTGTACGTCATCGACGAGGGGTTCTTCGAGTGGTTGGAGCGGGAGTACCCGGCGGTCGGGTCGGAGATACAGAACAACGTTGCGTCCTACACCATCGCCGGACGAACCGACCCCGCCCACGCCGAGGCCACCGTCTACGCCGCCCACGAACCCACGGACCAACGGGAGGCCGCCTTCGTCGACGACGACGGCGGCTACGAGATGACGCTGCACTTCGGCGGACTCACCGAAGACAGCGAAATCCGGCTGGAAACCCCGGCGTACGAACTCCTCGCGCCGCTGTCGGAGCTCACCGCCGGCGTAATAACGGGACCGTAA
- a CDS encoding DoxX family protein: MVSQEVQLRSTVAGFTAEGRLHTLSVWFILALRLMMGVAFLQSGASKVLAGDFSAAGYLQNAPPANGSPVADLFVAMGNTPALVEFANIAVPWGEVLIGLGLIVGGLTRLAAFWGAVLMLMFYLGNWEISHGYINGDFAYMLVFLSVAAFGAGRILGLDAYIEQYEVDGQPLVERYPWTAYILG, from the coding sequence ATGGTATCACAAGAAGTACAACTTCGAAGTACGGTCGCCGGCTTCACCGCGGAGGGACGGCTCCACACGCTCAGCGTCTGGTTCATTCTCGCACTCCGATTGATGATGGGAGTGGCGTTCCTCCAAAGCGGCGCCAGTAAGGTTCTCGCAGGGGATTTCAGCGCCGCAGGCTATCTCCAGAACGCGCCGCCGGCGAACGGCAGCCCCGTCGCGGACCTGTTCGTCGCCATGGGCAACACGCCAGCACTCGTCGAGTTCGCGAACATCGCCGTCCCGTGGGGTGAGGTACTCATCGGGTTGGGGCTCATCGTCGGCGGCCTGACGCGTCTGGCGGCGTTCTGGGGTGCGGTGTTGATGCTCATGTTCTATCTGGGTAACTGGGAAATTAGTCACGGCTACATCAACGGCGACTTCGCCTACATGCTCGTCTTCCTGTCGGTCGCCGCCTTCGGCGCCGGCCGAATTCTCGGACTCGACGCCTACATCGAGCAGTACGAAGTCGACGGCCAACCGCTCGTCGAACGCTACCCGTGGACGGCGTACATCCTCGGATAA
- a CDS encoding Lrp/AsnC family transcriptional regulator codes for MERTSPDWEFKERDVLVLRELSRDPQLSSRDLARILDEKYGIDVSHVTVSESIRGMREEGVFREAIIPNEEYFHFALFEFKFNPENFAEEWRAAMEFIRDSPNTLFYFLSDGEYQWKSVMMFPTRDAQSQWIHEFYKRHGEVVHNLRNSVVTNVLKFRTDPEILESLHDADR; via the coding sequence ATGGAGCGCACATCGCCCGATTGGGAGTTCAAGGAACGCGACGTGTTGGTGCTTCGGGAGCTCTCGCGGGACCCACAGCTGTCCTCGCGGGACCTCGCGCGCATTCTCGACGAGAAGTACGGCATCGACGTCTCGCACGTCACCGTCTCGGAGTCGATTCGGGGGATGCGCGAGGAGGGCGTCTTCCGTGAGGCGATCATCCCCAACGAGGAGTACTTCCACTTCGCGCTGTTCGAGTTCAAGTTCAACCCCGAGAACTTCGCCGAGGAGTGGCGCGCGGCCATGGAGTTCATCCGCGATTCGCCGAACACGCTGTTTTACTTCCTCTCGGATGGGGAGTACCAGTGGAAGTCGGTGATGATGTTCCCGACTAGAGATGCCCAATCCCAGTGGATTCACGAGTTCTACAAGCGACACGGCGAAGTCGTTCACAACCTCCGCAACTCCGTCGTGACGAACGTGTTGAAGTTCCGCACCGACCCCGAGATACTCGAGAGCCTCCACGACGCCGACCGGTAG
- a CDS encoding DNA-directed RNA polymerase subunit L — protein MELRVIENLENELSIEIQGEDHTFMNVLKGALLEVEGVTAATYDMNPEQSGGQTDPVVTIKTDDTIAPLDALEEATGGVKEKTTAFRDAFESAA, from the coding sequence ATGGAACTGCGCGTCATCGAGAACTTGGAGAACGAGTTGTCCATCGAGATTCAGGGCGAAGACCACACGTTCATGAACGTGCTGAAGGGTGCCCTGCTCGAAGTCGAGGGCGTCACCGCCGCCACATACGACATGAACCCCGAGCAGTCCGGTGGTCAGACCGACCCCGTCGTCACCATCAAGACCGACGATACGATTGCGCCTCTGGATGCGCTCGAGGAGGCCACCGGCGGTGTCAAAGAGAAGACCACCGCGTTCCGGGACGCCTTCGAATCCGCGGCCTGA
- a CDS encoding SDR family NAD(P)-dependent oxidoreductase, which translates to MELDLSGRTAVVTGGSRGIGRAIALGFADAGANVVPLARTEDAVEAVVEEVRDRGVESRTETLDVADTEAVEACFDRIASDLGVDIVVNNAGINPDDALGTPEAVSEEGFDSVLDVNLGGAFACARAAESSLKDAGGTLLNVASVGGIVGLPRQHPYVASKHGLVGLTKSLALDWAPDVRVNCLAPGYVATDLTTDLQENDDLRDSIEARTPLNRFADPEEIAGPAVFLASDLASYATGETLAVDGGWTAR; encoded by the coding sequence ATGGAACTCGACCTCTCGGGACGAACTGCCGTCGTCACTGGTGGCTCCCGCGGTATCGGCCGGGCAATCGCGTTGGGGTTCGCCGACGCTGGCGCGAACGTCGTTCCGCTGGCACGGACAGAAGACGCCGTCGAGGCCGTCGTCGAGGAGGTTCGTGACCGCGGCGTCGAGAGTCGCACCGAAACCCTCGACGTGGCCGACACCGAGGCCGTCGAGGCCTGTTTTGACCGTATCGCCAGCGACCTCGGCGTCGACATCGTCGTCAACAACGCCGGCATCAACCCCGACGACGCGCTGGGAACGCCGGAGGCCGTCTCCGAGGAGGGGTTCGATTCGGTGCTGGACGTGAATTTGGGTGGGGCCTTCGCCTGTGCCCGTGCTGCCGAGTCGTCGCTGAAGGACGCTGGCGGCACCCTGTTGAACGTCGCGTCGGTCGGCGGCATCGTCGGTCTCCCCCGGCAACACCCCTACGTCGCCTCCAAACACGGACTGGTCGGGTTGACGAAGAGTCTCGCCCTCGATTGGGCGCCGGACGTGCGGGTGAACTGTCTGGCGCCGGGGTACGTCGCGACGGACCTCACGACCGACCTTCAGGAAAACGACGACCTGCGTGACTCCATCGAGGCGAGGACGCCGCTGAACCGCTTTGCGGACCCCGAGGAAATCGCCGGGCCGGCGGTGTTTCTCGCCAGCGACCTCGCCTCGTATGCAACCGGCGAGACGCTGGCGGTCGACGGCGGGTGGACTGCTCGCTGA